Within the Candidatus Thioglobus sp. genome, the region CGCTTGCCACCATAGAGATTTTTTTTAACACCTCATCGCCAGAGCCAATTAATGTGGCACCTTTAATAGGATGAGAGATTTTTCCATTTTTAATTAAGTACGCTTCATTGGCACTAAATACAAATTTACCAGACGTAATATCAACTTGGCCGCCATCAAAATTAAGGGCATAAATACCATCATCAACAGAAGCTATCATGTCATCAAGATTATCATTGCCATTAAGCATGTAAGTGTTGGTCATTCGTGGCATCGGCATATGGGCATATGATTCACGTCGACCATTACCAGTTGACTCAACTCCCTTCAACTTAGCATTCATTTTGTCAAACAAATAACCTTTAAGTATGCCGTTTTCAATCAATGTTGTGTTTTGGGTTGGTACGCCTTCATCATCCACCGTTAAACTGCCGCGTCTGTTAGCTAATGTGCCATTATCAACAATACTACATTTTGAACTAGCAACTTGCTCACCAATTCTGTCAGTGAAAACCGAAGAGCCTTTGCGATTAAAATCACCTTCTAGACCATGACCAATGGCTTCATGTAGCAAAACACCTGGCCAACCTGGACCCAAAATAACAGGCATGTTTCCAGCTGGAGCGCCCTTAGATTCTAGTGCCACTAGTGCTTGTCTGATTGCCTCAGCAACATAAATTTCATCTAGGTTATGATCAATAAAATAACGATAATCATAACGACCACCGCCACCACTTGACGCTGATTCAATACGTCCGTTGTGCTCAACAATTACGCTCACACTAACGCGAACCATAGGGCGATAATCTTTTTGATAAA harbors:
- the tldD gene encoding metalloprotease TldD: NINAIDKAISFAKGISTSNTPVQMQTFQSVPEIAKYSGLNPLGSLSSKEKVDFLNRVDMLARKEPKVKQVSASISGAYSEVLIASSDGVYQKDYRPMVRVSVSVIVEHNGRIESASSGGGGRYDYRYFIDHNLDEIYVAEAIRQALVALESKGAPAGNMPVILGPGWPGVLLHEAIGHGLEGDFNRKGSSVFTDRIGEQVASSKCSIVDNGTLANRRGSLTVDDEGVPTQNTTLIENGILKGYLFDKMNAKLKGVESTGNGRRESYAHMPMPRMTNTYMLNGNDNLDDMIASVDDGIYALNFDGGQVDITSGKFVFSANEAYLIKNGKISHPIKGATLIGSGDEVLKKISMVASDLKLDGGIGVCGKDGQSVPVGVGQPSLKIDELTVGGTQLNS